Proteins encoded together in one Longimicrobium sp. window:
- the kdsB gene encoding 3-deoxy-manno-octulosonate cytidylyltransferase, producing the protein MSARVLGVVPARIGSSRLPRKPLFPIAGRPLLEWVWRRAMGLAVFDAVVVATDSAEVAEACRGFGAEVRLTDPAHPSGTDRVAEVAGDPEFAGYEVIVNVQGDEPFLLAEHASAAIGLVRDGGWELGTVATPIRTRAEWLEPSVVKVVRGDDGGALLFTRAPVPHARDAEPEFSSGTYLRHVGLYAYRRDALLRWVALPEGRLEQIEKLEQLRPLAAGMRMGVAVGPPAEGGIDTPADAERAERLLRNESTPPATERAAE; encoded by the coding sequence ATGAGCGCCCGCGTACTGGGCGTCGTTCCGGCACGCATCGGCTCCTCGCGCTTGCCGCGGAAGCCGCTCTTCCCCATCGCTGGCAGGCCACTCCTGGAGTGGGTCTGGCGCCGGGCGATGGGGCTCGCTGTGTTCGACGCGGTCGTGGTCGCCACGGATTCCGCCGAGGTCGCGGAGGCGTGCCGCGGCTTCGGGGCGGAGGTGCGGCTCACGGATCCGGCGCACCCCTCCGGCACCGACCGCGTCGCTGAAGTCGCAGGCGACCCGGAGTTCGCAGGGTACGAGGTGATCGTCAACGTGCAGGGCGACGAGCCTTTCCTGCTGGCGGAGCACGCGAGCGCGGCGATCGGGCTGGTGCGCGACGGCGGGTGGGAGCTGGGGACGGTGGCGACGCCCATCCGCACCCGCGCAGAGTGGCTGGAGCCGTCCGTGGTCAAGGTGGTGCGCGGCGACGACGGCGGTGCGCTACTCTTCACCCGCGCCCCCGTGCCGCACGCGCGCGACGCGGAGCCTGAGTTCAGCAGCGGCACGTATCTGCGCCACGTGGGGCTCTACGCCTACCGCCGGGACGCGCTGCTGCGCTGGGTCGCGCTGCCGGAAGGGCGGCTGGAGCAGATCGAGAAGCTGGAGCAGCTCCGCCCGCTGGCGGCGGGGATGCGCATGGGCGTGGCCGTGGGCCCGCCGGCCGAAGGGGGGATCGACACCCCCGCCGACGCCGAGCGCGCGGAACGCCTCCTACGAAACGAGTCCACACCTCCCGCCACGGAGCGAGCAGCCGAATGA
- a CDS encoding aminodeoxychorismate/anthranilate synthase component II has product MILVIDNYDSFTYNLVQYLGELGAELEVVRNDQLTVAEIAERAPERIVISPGPCTPTEAGVSVETIRELGPKIPILGVCLGHQSIGQAYGGEVVRAAKPMHGKTSPIRHTGEGIFRGIPAPFTVARYHSLVIEPSSLPAELEAVAWTDEPGFETEIQAVRHREHPVWGVQFHPESIASEHGHALLRNFLELG; this is encoded by the coding sequence ATGATCCTGGTTATCGATAACTACGACAGCTTCACGTACAATCTAGTCCAGTATCTCGGCGAGCTGGGGGCGGAGTTGGAGGTCGTGCGCAACGACCAGCTCACCGTCGCCGAGATCGCGGAGCGCGCTCCGGAGCGCATCGTCATCTCCCCCGGCCCGTGCACGCCTACCGAGGCGGGGGTGTCGGTGGAGACGATCCGCGAGCTTGGGCCAAAAATCCCGATCCTCGGCGTCTGCCTGGGCCACCAGTCGATCGGGCAGGCGTACGGCGGCGAGGTCGTGCGCGCCGCGAAGCCGATGCACGGCAAGACCTCGCCGATCCGCCACACGGGGGAGGGGATCTTTCGCGGCATCCCGGCGCCGTTCACCGTGGCGCGCTACCATTCGCTGGTGATCGAGCCGTCGTCGCTGCCGGCCGAGCTGGAGGCGGTGGCGTGGACGGACGAGCCAGGGTTCGAGACGGAGATCCAGGCGGTCCGCCACCGCGAGCACCCGGTGTGGGGCGTCCAGTTCCACCCGGAATCCATCGCCAGCGAGCACGGGCACGCGCTGCTTCGCAACTTTCTGGAGCTCGGATGA
- the sugE gene encoding quaternary ammonium compound efflux SMR transporter SugE has product MAWAYLFVAGLLEVVWAIGLKYTEGFTRLWPSVGTLAAMGASFYLLATALRTIPVGTGYAVWTGIGAVGASLLGMLILGEPRDAGRLLGIALIVCGIVVLRVA; this is encoded by the coding sequence ATGGCGTGGGCGTACCTGTTCGTCGCGGGGCTGCTGGAGGTGGTGTGGGCGATCGGCCTCAAGTACACGGAGGGCTTCACGCGCCTGTGGCCGAGCGTGGGGACGCTGGCCGCGATGGGCGCGAGCTTCTACCTGCTCGCCACGGCGCTGCGCACCATCCCCGTCGGCACCGGCTATGCCGTATGGACTGGCATCGGCGCGGTGGGGGCGAGCTTGCTCGGCATGCTCATCCTCGGCGAGCCGCGCGACGCCGGGCGCCTGCTGGGCATCGCGCTGATCGTGTGCGGGATCGTGGTGCTGCGAGTGGCGTGA
- the xerD gene encoding site-specific tyrosine recombinase XerD translates to MAQPRGGGLSTAEAPTPEELDRTARQFGVEGFIDHLRFERNLSEQTIDAYRRDVVRMCSHARTLGRARPSEVTTDDLRRFVLLLKDLGLAPSSIARNISALRTYFRFLLGENEVVADPSEAIDTPTAWKTLPGVLTVAEIERLLEAPDIMHPLAWRDRAMLEFAYASGVRVSELTGIRVRDLHLDDEFASVFGKGAKERMVPVGRRAIGALSIYLRETRPRLERGKGEGRVFLNARGGPLTRMGVWKILRQHVEAAGIEKKVTPHTLRHSFATHLLEGGADLVAVQEMLGHADISTTQIYTHVDRTYLSQIHRQFHPRA, encoded by the coding sequence GTGGCGCAGCCGCGGGGAGGCGGCCTGAGCACCGCCGAAGCGCCCACGCCGGAGGAGCTGGACCGCACGGCGCGGCAGTTCGGGGTGGAGGGCTTCATCGACCACCTCCGCTTCGAGCGCAACCTGAGCGAGCAGACCATCGACGCCTATCGCCGCGACGTGGTCCGCATGTGCTCGCACGCGCGGACGCTGGGGCGCGCCCGCCCTTCCGAGGTCACCACCGACGACCTGCGGCGCTTCGTCCTCCTCCTCAAGGACCTGGGGCTCGCGCCGTCCTCCATCGCGCGCAACATCTCCGCGCTGCGCACCTACTTCCGCTTCCTGCTGGGCGAGAACGAGGTGGTGGCGGACCCCAGCGAGGCGATCGACACGCCGACGGCGTGGAAGACGCTCCCGGGCGTGCTCACGGTGGCGGAGATCGAGCGCTTGCTCGAGGCGCCGGACATCATGCACCCGCTCGCCTGGCGTGACCGGGCGATGCTGGAGTTCGCGTACGCCAGCGGGGTGCGCGTGTCCGAGCTCACCGGCATCCGCGTGCGCGACCTGCACCTGGACGACGAGTTCGCGTCCGTCTTCGGCAAGGGCGCCAAGGAGCGGATGGTGCCGGTGGGGCGCCGGGCGATCGGCGCGCTCTCCATCTACCTGCGCGAGACGAGGCCGCGGCTGGAGCGGGGGAAGGGTGAGGGGCGCGTCTTCCTCAACGCCCGCGGCGGGCCGCTGACTCGCATGGGCGTGTGGAAGATCCTCCGGCAGCACGTGGAGGCCGCCGGCATCGAAAAGAAGGTGACCCCCCACACCCTGCGCCATTCGTTCGCCACGCACCTGCTGGAGGGGGGCGCCGACCTGGTGGCGGTGCAGGAGATGCTGGGCCACGCGGACATCTCCACCACGCAGATCTATACGCACGTGGACCGGACGTACCTGTCGCAGATCCACCGCCAGTTCCACCCGCGTGCATGA
- a CDS encoding DedA family protein, translating into MSGLIDRLIEWMQGLPGPLVYVVIGAFAGLENIFPPVPADVIALTGGFLAGRGTISPIGAFLVVWGCNVGTALVTYWVGRRYGASFFQGRVGRMILQPQQMTRLSGLYAKHGAKVIFFSRFLPGFRAVVPVFAGTSGMGWVRTATPIALASGLWYGMIVYLGATAGRNWEQIRVAVEASGRWLGIAAVILFALVGWWWWRSRGEAA; encoded by the coding sequence ATGTCGGGGCTGATCGACCGGCTGATCGAATGGATGCAGGGGCTCCCCGGGCCGCTGGTGTACGTGGTGATCGGCGCCTTCGCGGGGCTGGAGAACATCTTTCCCCCCGTGCCGGCGGACGTGATCGCGCTCACGGGCGGCTTCCTGGCGGGGCGCGGCACCATCTCGCCGATCGGGGCGTTCCTGGTGGTGTGGGGGTGCAACGTGGGTACGGCGCTGGTGACGTACTGGGTGGGCCGGCGCTACGGCGCGTCGTTCTTCCAGGGGCGCGTCGGGCGGATGATCCTGCAGCCGCAGCAGATGACGCGGCTCTCAGGCCTGTACGCGAAGCACGGCGCCAAGGTGATCTTCTTCAGCCGCTTCCTCCCCGGCTTCCGCGCGGTGGTGCCGGTGTTCGCGGGAACGAGCGGGATGGGATGGGTGCGAACCGCCACGCCGATCGCGCTGGCGTCGGGGCTGTGGTACGGGATGATCGTGTACCTGGGCGCCACCGCCGGGCGCAACTGGGAGCAGATCCGCGTGGCCGTGGAGGCGTCGGGGCGCTGGCTGGGGATCGCCGCGGTGATCCTCTTCGCGCTCGTGGGGTGGTGGTGGTGGCGCAGCCGCGGGGAGGCGGCCTGA
- the ispF gene encoding 2-C-methyl-D-erythritol 2,4-cyclodiphosphate synthase, which produces MRIGHGYDSHRFAEGRRLILGGVEIPFERGLTGHSDADAVAHAVTDAILGAAGLGDIGRHFPPSDPQYKDADSLGLLAHAVRLLAGRNYQIVNVDVTVVAEAPKIGPHVPAMQERLASVLGIAPDHISIKGKTNEGMGWIGRGEGIATFAVALIDDLEGIDSLHARHRRDSHL; this is translated from the coding sequence ATGAGGATTGGGCACGGGTACGACTCCCACCGCTTCGCGGAGGGACGCAGGCTGATCCTGGGCGGGGTGGAGATCCCCTTCGAGCGCGGGCTGACCGGGCACTCCGACGCGGACGCAGTGGCGCACGCCGTCACCGACGCTATCCTGGGCGCGGCGGGGCTGGGCGACATCGGGAGGCACTTTCCGCCCTCCGATCCGCAGTACAAGGACGCGGACTCGCTGGGGCTGCTTGCGCACGCGGTGCGGCTGCTTGCGGGGCGCAACTACCAGATCGTCAACGTGGACGTGACCGTCGTGGCCGAGGCGCCGAAGATCGGGCCGCACGTGCCGGCGATGCAGGAGCGGCTGGCGTCTGTGCTGGGGATCGCGCCGGACCACATCTCCATCAAGGGGAAGACCAACGAGGGGATGGGGTGGATCGGGCGCGGCGAGGGGATCGCCACCTTTGCCGTGGCGCTGATCGACGACCTGGAGGGGATCGACTCGCTCCACGCGCGCCACCGGCGTGACAGCCACCTGTAG
- a CDS encoding protease complex subunit PrcB family protein: MSRIASLMLASLLLTAACGKSAPLGPEGSHSTRPADESLAFARLRTEPYPFTFNSGLTDSARVVVRDARAWEAIWRDVWRNHTPVPALPAIDFEREMVVVAALGSRRSGGYGILVEGATRTAEGVEVSILKQSPGSRCGNTAAITTPVDIARLRRVDGAVRFRERNEVRECR, translated from the coding sequence ATGTCTCGCATAGCGTCGCTCATGCTGGCCTCGCTACTCCTGACCGCAGCCTGCGGCAAATCCGCCCCGCTGGGCCCTGAAGGCTCGCATTCGACCAGGCCCGCGGACGAGTCTCTTGCCTTCGCCCGGCTGCGGACCGAGCCGTACCCCTTCACCTTCAACAGCGGCCTCACGGACTCCGCGCGCGTGGTCGTTCGCGATGCGCGTGCGTGGGAGGCGATCTGGCGCGACGTCTGGCGCAACCATACCCCCGTGCCGGCGCTCCCGGCCATCGACTTCGAGCGAGAGATGGTCGTCGTCGCGGCGCTGGGTTCCCGCCGCTCCGGCGGCTACGGCATCCTCGTGGAGGGCGCCACCCGCACCGCGGAGGGGGTGGAAGTGTCGATCCTGAAGCAATCCCCCGGCTCGCGCTGCGGCAACACCGCCGCGATTACCACGCCCGTCGACATCGCGCGCCTCCGCCGCGTGGACGGCGCCGTGCGCTTCCGCGAGCGCAACGAGGTGCGCGAGTGCAGGTAG
- the fabF gene encoding beta-ketoacyl-ACP synthase II, whose protein sequence is MNRRVVITGAGLVTPVGLDLQESWAGLLAGRSGAGPITQFDASNHAVRFACEVKGFDPTLYIDRKEVKRTDRFSHFAIASAVQAMRHAGLDEERDGIDHERFGVVIGSGIGGIHTFEEQHSKLIQRGPDRVSPFFVPMFISDIAAGLVSIRYGAKGPNYCTVSACASSAHALGNAFRSIKWDEADLMIAGGTEATVSAQTVAGFAAMKALSERNDSPETASRPFDATRDGFVLGEGSGMVVLEELEHARARGATIIAEIVGFGQTADAYHITAPSEGGEGAVRAMKLALKEAGADASEVDYVNAHGTSTPANDRNESAAIRTVLGDRAHEVVVGSTKSMTGHTLGAAGAIEGVICALACREGKIPPTINYTTPDPDCDLNYGTGGVTERPVGLALSNSFGFGGHNVCLAVRRYED, encoded by the coding sequence ATGAATCGCCGAGTCGTGATCACGGGGGCGGGGCTCGTCACGCCCGTGGGGCTGGACCTCCAGGAGAGCTGGGCGGGCCTGCTCGCGGGGCGCAGCGGCGCCGGCCCGATCACCCAATTCGACGCCTCCAACCACGCCGTGCGCTTTGCCTGCGAGGTGAAGGGGTTCGACCCCACGCTGTACATCGACCGCAAGGAGGTGAAGCGCACCGACCGCTTCTCCCACTTCGCGATCGCCTCGGCCGTGCAGGCCATGAGGCACGCGGGCCTCGACGAGGAGCGCGACGGGATCGACCACGAGCGCTTCGGCGTCGTGATCGGCAGCGGCATCGGCGGCATCCACACGTTCGAGGAGCAGCACTCCAAGCTGATCCAGAGAGGCCCGGACCGCGTGTCGCCCTTCTTCGTCCCGATGTTCATCTCGGACATCGCGGCGGGGCTGGTGTCGATCCGCTACGGCGCCAAGGGTCCCAACTACTGCACCGTCTCCGCCTGCGCCAGCAGCGCGCACGCGCTGGGGAACGCCTTCCGCAGCATCAAGTGGGACGAGGCGGACCTGATGATCGCCGGCGGCACGGAGGCGACCGTTTCCGCGCAGACGGTGGCCGGCTTCGCGGCGATGAAGGCGCTCTCGGAGCGCAACGACTCCCCCGAAACCGCCAGCCGCCCCTTCGACGCCACGCGCGACGGCTTCGTGCTGGGTGAGGGCTCGGGGATGGTGGTGCTGGAGGAGCTGGAGCACGCCCGTGCCCGCGGCGCCACCATCATCGCCGAGATCGTCGGCTTCGGCCAGACGGCGGACGCCTACCACATCACCGCGCCGTCCGAAGGCGGTGAGGGCGCCGTACGCGCGATGAAGCTCGCGCTCAAGGAAGCCGGCGCCGACGCGTCCGAAGTGGACTACGTCAACGCGCACGGCACCTCCACCCCGGCCAACGACCGCAACGAGTCCGCCGCGATCCGGACGGTGCTGGGCGACCGCGCGCATGAGGTGGTGGTCGGCTCCACCAAGAGCATGACGGGCCACACGCTGGGCGCGGCCGGTGCCATCGAGGGCGTGATCTGCGCGCTGGCGTGCCGGGAGGGGAAGATCCCCCCCACCATCAACTACACCACGCCCGACCCCGACTGTGACCTGAACTACGGGACCGGCGGCGTGACGGAGCGGCCGGTGGGTCTGGCGCTGAGCAACTCGTTCGGCTTCGGCGGCCACAACGTGTGCCTGGCGGTGCGGCGGTACGAGGACTGA
- a CDS encoding acyl carrier protein, translating to MADVEQKVKDIIINELGVEAEKVTPEARFVDDLGADSLDTVELVMAFEEEFGMEIPDEDAEKLQTVGDAISYIQNNNPS from the coding sequence ATGGCCGACGTCGAACAGAAGGTCAAGGACATCATCATCAACGAGCTGGGCGTGGAGGCCGAGAAGGTCACTCCCGAGGCCCGCTTCGTGGACGATCTGGGCGCGGACTCGCTGGACACCGTCGAGCTCGTCATGGCGTTCGAGGAAGAGTTCGGGATGGAGATCCCGGACGAGGACGCCGAGAAGCTGCAGACCGTCGGCGACGCGATCAGCTACATCCAGAACAACAATCCGTCCTGA
- the fabG gene encoding 3-oxoacyl-ACP reductase FabG, producing MAELQGQVALVTGGSRGIGLGIARELADAGARVAVVARDGARAEAVAAELPGEGHRGYGCDVADPEATAALVKRVEEELGPLDVLVNNAGVTRDNLLMRIKDDDWTAVMDTNLRGAFNLIRAASRGMMKRRSGRIVNISSVVGITGNKGQANYAASKAGLIGLTKSVAKELGSRGVLVNAVAPGYIETDMTSDLPEAARTALSSQIALERLGRPEDIAPVVRFLAGPGASYITGQVVVVDGGMVM from the coding sequence ATGGCGGAGCTTCAGGGGCAGGTGGCGCTGGTCACCGGCGGATCGCGCGGGATCGGGCTGGGGATCGCGCGCGAGCTGGCGGATGCCGGCGCGCGCGTGGCGGTGGTGGCGCGCGACGGCGCCCGCGCCGAGGCGGTGGCGGCCGAGCTGCCGGGCGAGGGGCACCGCGGCTACGGCTGCGACGTGGCCGACCCGGAGGCGACCGCCGCGCTGGTCAAGCGCGTGGAAGAGGAGCTGGGACCGCTGGACGTGCTGGTGAACAACGCCGGCGTTACGCGCGACAACCTCCTGATGCGCATCAAGGACGACGATTGGACCGCGGTGATGGACACCAACCTGCGGGGTGCCTTCAACCTCATTCGCGCCGCGTCGCGCGGGATGATGAAGCGCCGCTCGGGGCGGATCGTGAACATCAGCAGCGTGGTGGGGATCACGGGCAACAAGGGGCAGGCCAACTACGCCGCCTCCAAGGCCGGGCTCATCGGGCTCACCAAGTCGGTGGCCAAGGAGCTCGGATCGCGCGGGGTTCTGGTCAACGCCGTCGCGCCGGGGTACATTGAGACGGACATGACCTCCGACCTGCCCGAAGCGGCGCGCACCGCGCTCTCCTCGCAGATCGCGCTGGAGCGGCTGGGCCGGCCGGAGGACATCGCGCCGGTGGTACGCTTCCTGGCGGGGCCGGGCGCATCGTACATCACCGGGCAGGTGGTGGTGGTGGACGGCGGGATGGTGATGTAG
- the fabD gene encoding ACP S-malonyltransferase: MTGERIGLLFPGQGSQAVGMGRDLAERFPEARAIFQEADEALGFALTRVMWEGPDEELTLTRNTQPALLTHSAAVWAVLRAQGVEAVCAAGHSLGEFSAYHAAGSLSFADAVRAVRRRGELMYEAGQARPGTMAAVLGLDDEIVEGVCREASSEGSVVVAANFNAPGQVVVSGDVAAVERVSPMLVAAGAKKVAALNVSGAFHSPLMAPAEAGLTEQLEAAEFGAPTFPVASNVDATPVTDPVEARALLVRQLTSSVRWTQCVRTMLGLGVTQFLEVGTGKVLTGMLKRIDPAASGRGTALGTADQIEAYLGTGA, from the coding sequence GTGACGGGCGAGCGCATCGGCCTCCTCTTCCCCGGCCAGGGGTCGCAGGCGGTGGGGATGGGGCGCGACCTGGCGGAGCGCTTTCCCGAGGCGCGCGCCATCTTCCAGGAAGCGGATGAGGCCCTCGGCTTCGCGCTGACGCGGGTGATGTGGGAAGGGCCGGACGAGGAGCTGACTCTCACGCGCAACACGCAGCCCGCCCTGCTGACGCACAGCGCGGCCGTGTGGGCCGTGCTCCGCGCGCAGGGTGTGGAGGCGGTGTGCGCCGCCGGCCACTCGCTGGGCGAGTTCAGCGCCTACCACGCCGCGGGCTCGCTCTCCTTTGCGGATGCGGTGCGCGCCGTGCGCAGGCGCGGCGAGCTGATGTACGAAGCCGGGCAGGCGCGGCCGGGGACGATGGCGGCCGTGCTGGGGCTGGACGACGAGATCGTGGAAGGGGTCTGCCGCGAGGCGAGCAGCGAGGGCAGCGTGGTTGTGGCCGCCAACTTCAACGCGCCGGGCCAGGTGGTGGTCTCGGGCGACGTGGCGGCGGTGGAGCGCGTGTCGCCCATGCTGGTGGCCGCCGGGGCGAAGAAGGTGGCCGCGCTCAACGTGAGCGGCGCCTTCCACTCGCCGCTGATGGCGCCCGCCGAGGCGGGGCTTACCGAGCAGCTGGAGGCGGCGGAGTTCGGCGCCCCAACCTTCCCGGTGGCCTCCAACGTCGACGCCACGCCGGTCACGGACCCGGTGGAGGCGCGCGCGCTGCTGGTGAGGCAGCTCACCTCTTCGGTGCGCTGGACGCAGTGCGTGCGCACGATGCTGGGGCTGGGCGTGACGCAGTTCCTGGAGGTGGGCACCGGCAAGGTGCTCACCGGGATGCTGAAGCGGATCGATCCGGCGGCGTCGGGGCGGGGGACCGCCCTGGGGACCGCCGATCAGATTGAGGCTTACCTGGGCACGGGGGCGTGA
- a CDS encoding beta-ketoacyl-ACP synthase III, whose protein sequence is MTETKPRSRLVSTGRFNPDRVMTNQEMESLVDTNDEWIRSRTGIRERRIADKETHASTMAAAASRVALERAGLEATDVDLILLSTATPDRLLPSTACDVQALLGARNAGSYDFATACSGFLYGLSMADAHITAGQAETVLVLATEKMSSIIDWTDRTTCVLFGDGAGAAVVQRANDDGRGILSGYMKSDGTLAELLWRPGGGSRVPLDAMVLDERSHYVKMAGPEVFKSAVRAMCEAAETALNRAGVTAEEIDLMVPHQANMRIIEATAKYAGIPMDKVFVNVDRYGNMSSASIPVALDEAVEQGRAGPGSLVLMVAFGAGFTWAANVVRL, encoded by the coding sequence ATGACAGAAACCAAGCCGCGCTCGCGCCTGGTCTCCACGGGACGGTTCAACCCCGACCGCGTGATGACCAACCAGGAGATGGAGTCGCTCGTCGACACGAACGACGAGTGGATCCGCTCCCGCACCGGGATCCGGGAGCGGCGCATCGCCGACAAGGAGACCCACGCCTCCACCATGGCCGCGGCCGCGTCGCGCGTCGCACTGGAGCGCGCCGGGCTGGAGGCGACGGACGTGGACCTGATCCTCCTCTCCACCGCCACCCCGGACCGGCTCCTCCCCTCCACCGCGTGCGACGTGCAGGCGCTGCTGGGTGCGCGCAACGCCGGCTCGTACGACTTCGCCACGGCGTGCTCGGGTTTCCTGTACGGGCTCTCCATGGCGGACGCGCACATCACCGCCGGGCAGGCGGAGACGGTGCTGGTGCTGGCCACGGAGAAGATGTCGTCCATCATCGACTGGACGGACCGCACCACCTGCGTGCTCTTTGGCGACGGCGCCGGGGCGGCGGTGGTGCAGCGTGCGAACGACGACGGGCGCGGCATCCTCAGCGGCTACATGAAGAGCGACGGCACGCTGGCCGAGCTGCTGTGGCGCCCGGGTGGCGGCTCGCGCGTACCGCTGGACGCCATGGTGCTGGACGAGCGCTCGCACTACGTGAAGATGGCGGGGCCGGAGGTGTTCAAGTCCGCCGTGCGCGCCATGTGCGAGGCCGCCGAAACGGCGCTGAACCGCGCCGGGGTGACGGCCGAGGAGATCGACCTCATGGTCCCGCACCAGGCGAACATGCGCATCATCGAGGCGACGGCCAAGTACGCCGGCATCCCGATGGACAAGGTGTTCGTGAACGTGGACCGCTACGGCAACATGAGCTCCGCGTCGATTCCGGTCGCGCTGGACGAGGCGGTGGAGCAGGGGCGCGCCGGGCCGGGGTCGCTGGTGCTGATGGTGGCGTTCGGCGCCGGCTTCACCTGGGCCGCCAACGTGGTGCGCCTGTGA
- the plsX gene encoding phosphate acyltransferase PlsX yields MRIALDAMGSDRAPAVEVEGAVGALLERTDLHVVLVGDRGLIEAELARHPDAPRDRVSVVHTTEVIEMGDSPAQAVRRKQDSSIVVGTRLHKDGEVDAFVSAGSTGAVMAASLFILRPLSGVDRPAIGADLPSTSGRFLLLDMGANVDVKPQHLLQFAHLGHIYAQDLMGIASPRVGLLNIGEEEEKGNEQTVEAFQLLKGDPNLDFVGNVEGRDIIRGKCDVLVCDGFVGNVLLKFYESMSGFMSGFLRSAIQEQGVQLDLELLFRTLDYTQWGGAPLLGVNGVTIICHGGSPPIALRNALRAAASCVESGMVEHIAGRLNRLAEATPA; encoded by the coding sequence ATGCGGATCGCGCTGGACGCGATGGGCTCCGATCGTGCCCCGGCCGTAGAGGTCGAGGGCGCGGTCGGAGCTTTGCTTGAGCGTACCGACCTGCACGTGGTGCTCGTGGGCGACCGCGGGCTCATAGAGGCCGAGCTCGCGCGCCACCCGGACGCCCCGCGCGACCGGGTGTCCGTCGTGCACACCACCGAGGTCATCGAGATGGGGGACTCGCCCGCGCAGGCGGTGCGGCGCAAGCAGGACTCCTCCATCGTCGTGGGCACGCGGCTGCACAAGGACGGCGAGGTGGACGCCTTCGTCAGCGCCGGCTCCACCGGCGCGGTGATGGCGGCCTCGCTCTTCATCCTGCGCCCCCTATCCGGGGTGGACCGCCCGGCGATCGGCGCGGACCTGCCCTCCACCAGCGGGCGCTTCCTGCTGCTGGACATGGGCGCCAACGTGGACGTGAAGCCGCAGCACCTGCTGCAGTTCGCCCACCTGGGGCACATCTATGCCCAGGACCTGATGGGGATCGCCAGCCCGCGCGTGGGGCTCCTCAACATCGGCGAGGAAGAGGAGAAGGGGAACGAGCAGACGGTGGAGGCCTTCCAGCTGCTCAAGGGCGACCCCAACCTGGACTTCGTGGGGAACGTCGAGGGGCGCGACATCATCCGCGGCAAGTGCGACGTGCTGGTGTGCGACGGCTTCGTGGGCAACGTCCTCCTCAAGTTCTACGAGTCGATGTCGGGGTTCATGAGCGGCTTCCTGCGCTCGGCGATCCAGGAGCAGGGCGTGCAGCTCGACCTCGAGCTTCTCTTCCGTACGCTGGACTACACCCAGTGGGGGGGAGCTCCCCTGCTGGGCGTCAACGGCGTCACCATCATCTGCCACGGCGGGTCGCCGCCCATCGCGCTTCGCAATGCGCTCCGCGCCGCCGCCTCCTGCGTGGAGAGCGGGATGGTGGAGCACATCGCGGGGCGCCTCAACCGGCTGGCGGAGGCCACACCTGCATAA
- the rpmF gene encoding 50S ribosomal protein L32 has product MAVPKRRQSKQRQRKRRTHVKASMPSFNACPQCGDPHLPHRVCSNCGYYRNEQRIEVEEF; this is encoded by the coding sequence ATGGCCGTACCCAAGAGGCGCCAGTCCAAGCAGCGCCAGCGCAAGCGCCGCACCCACGTGAAGGCCTCCATGCCTTCCTTCAACGCATGCCCGCAGTGCGGCGATCCGCACCTGCCGCACCGCGTCTGCTCGAACTGCGGCTACTACCGCAACGAGCAGCGAATCGAAGTGGAAGAGTTCTAG
- a CDS encoding DUF177 domain-containing protein produces the protein MLKLNLAAVDREEVEIHEQVAADDPMWEGSDVRLVEPLRVDLTARSVGDDGVLLRGRIQAVVERECRRCLTAVRQPVDDTVDLFFAPIGEDEDELGGEIYPMPARGQELDVTEAVREQLLLRAPQYVVCSEECRGLCPQCGTNLNEATCDCVSEVAPSPWDALKQVKFD, from the coding sequence ATGTTGAAGCTGAACCTGGCGGCGGTGGACCGCGAAGAAGTGGAGATCCACGAGCAGGTGGCGGCCGATGATCCCATGTGGGAAGGGTCGGATGTGCGCCTGGTGGAGCCTCTGCGAGTGGACCTCACCGCCCGCTCCGTGGGCGACGACGGCGTTCTGCTCCGCGGTCGCATCCAGGCGGTGGTGGAGCGCGAATGCCGCCGCTGCCTCACTGCCGTCCGCCAGCCGGTGGACGACACGGTGGACCTGTTCTTCGCCCCCATCGGCGAGGACGAAGACGAGCTGGGGGGCGAGATCTACCCCATGCCGGCGCGCGGGCAGGAGCTGGACGTGACCGAAGCGGTCCGTGAGCAGCTCCTCCTGCGTGCCCCACAGTACGTCGTCTGCAGCGAGGAGTGCCGCGGGCTCTGCCCGCAGTGCGGCACCAACCTCAACGAAGCGACGTGCGACTGCGTTTCCGAAGTGGCCCCGAGCCCGTGGGACGCGTTGAAGCAGGTAAAGTTCGACTAA